The Rheinheimera mangrovi genome contains the following window.
TTCTGCCATAACTTCACAGATTCCGTAGGTACAAAACCTGACTTAGCCATCAGCTCCAGCCCCATAATATCGGCTTCGGTTTCATGAGCTCTGCTAAATGGCAGTGCTATACCCACTTGAGCGCCTAAGCCAAAGGCAGTCTTCATTTGTTGCTGATAAGGCGTACCAGCAACAGTTAATGCGCTGTCAGCCACTGTTAATGCGGTAGAAATAAACTGGTCGCTGGATAAACGCTCGTTGCTGTGTCCAGCCATGACGTGGGCAATTTCATGACCTATGACAGCCGCCAGTTGCGATTGGTTATCAGCCACTAGCAAAAGCCCGGTATACACGCCCATTTTGCCGCCAGGTAAAGCAAAAGCATTGACCTGATCATCTTCAAACACCACTATTTCCCAGGGGGTTTGTTGCCACTTGGCATCGGTATGTTTGAGCAGGGTATTGGCGACGCACTGCACATACTGATTCACTTTTTTATTTTTACTGATCGGGGTTTCAGCTTTCATGCCTTCAAAGGTCTGAATACCCATAGCGCTGAGTTTTTGGTCATCAAATAACATCAGCTGGCGACGACCAGTAGGTGAATGAGTGCAACTGGCGATTAAGACACTGGCAATTAGCAAGGGAAGCACTAACTTAGTACGCATCAAATGATCCTTCTTTTCTTTTCGTACTTGAAACGGCAGCTAATAGAACTATAAAAGCTCCAATAAGTTCAGTTATTGTGCGGCATCTGAAAAAAGAAAACCACCGGCAGGTGGTTTTCATTCAGTATCTGCAGAAAACAGATGTTAGCCGGTTAAATCATCAAAAAACTTTTTCACACCATCAAAGAAGCCTTTTGACTTAGGTCTGTGTTTAGCTTCACTGTCTCCAGCCCAGCTTTCATCCAGCTGTCGCATCAAGTCTTTTTGCTTGTCGCTTAAGTTGACAGGGGTTTCCACCACCACTTTACAGACCAAATCACCTACACCGCCACCACGGACCGACTGCACACCTTTACCGCGCAGACGGAACATTTTGTCAGTTTGGGTTTCAGCAGGGATCTTCAGCTTGACTCTACCATCTAAAGTTGGTACGTCAATTTCACCACCTAAAGCAGCAGTACTGAAACTGATGGGTACATCGCAATACAAGTTGTTGCCATCACGCACAAAGATAGGGTGCTCTTTGACATGCACCTGTACATACAAGTCACCAGCCGGTGCACCAAACTGCCCAGCTTCACCTTCACCTGCTAATCGGATACGGTCACCTGTATCCACGCCAGCCGGGATTTTCACCGACAGTGTTTTGGTCTTTTCTACGCGGCCATCGCCATGACATTTAGTACATGGGTCCGGGATAATTTTGCCGCGACCACTACAAGTCGGACAGGTTTGCTGCACAGCAAAAAAGCCCTGACGCATAGTGACTTGTCCAGCTCCATGACAGGTTGGACAGGATTTGGCTTGAGTGCCTTTTTTCGCGCCTGAACCATCACAGACATCACAGGACAC
Protein-coding sequences here:
- a CDS encoding M48 family metallopeptidase yields the protein MRTKLVLPLLIASVLIASCTHSPTGRRQLMLFDDQKLSAMGIQTFEGMKAETPISKNKKVNQYVQCVANTLLKHTDAKWQQTPWEIVVFEDDQVNAFALPGGKMGVYTGLLLVADNQSQLAAVIGHEIAHVMAGHSNERLSSDQFISTALTVADSALTVAGTPYQQQMKTAFGLGAQVGIALPFSRAHETEADIMGLELMAKSGFVPTESVKLWQNMAAKGSGSTPQLLSSHPVPDNRIKELNKHMTVAEGYYQQRRSQGALPNCSKT
- the dnaJ gene encoding molecular chaperone DnaJ, with translation MSKRDYYEVLGVEKGADDKEIKKAYKRLAMKYHPDRTQGDKAMEEKFKEVQEAYEILSDDQKRAAYDNYGHAGVDPNRGGGGGGADFNDIFGDVFGDIFGGGRRGGGQSRAQRGSDLRYNLELNLEDAVRGKSVEIKVPTWVSCDVCDGSGAKKGTQAKSCPTCHGAGQVTMRQGFFAVQQTCPTCSGRGKIIPDPCTKCHGDGRVEKTKTLSVKIPAGVDTGDRIRLAGEGEAGQFGAPAGDLYVQVHVKEHPIFVRDGNNLYCDVPISFSTAALGGEIDVPTLDGRVKLKIPAETQTDKMFRLRGKGVQSVRGGGVGDLVCKVVVETPVNLSDKQKDLMRQLDESWAGDSEAKHRPKSKGFFDGVKKFFDDLTG